The following proteins come from a genomic window of Rhodohalobacter sp. 614A:
- a CDS encoding DUF349 domain-containing protein, whose translation MTETKSNNTESDYLFENNFAYVTDEGEVYLKKNKFFDKRVLAKVDPDTVEQQIEKLQESFSSVREKFESLFEETDAQTEEQLNELKEKLEALKKDAAEAEAIGDFEKMISEAEQKFSDLKESVQKAVEEEETESVEKEEVSEAAEDELNEESPEEATVEAETETEESAEEEPEEDAAAEDETEEEENKTEEAKEEPVSESQEEDVKSEEAVEEEESEEEQTTENYYKELAEKAKTLSEMSDWAYASMEFDNIDTQWGEGPDPEEVDIKPYRKKIDELREQFEEKKKTHYEEQRRIRQQNLEKKKELLQQLKEIVDEEKWTHTREVGKIKGKWDSIKPIPADEQEKLEKAYNGYISTFDEHKVDRLVKKKQQEEDNLTGKLVILEKMEKFLKTVDEKSDWKELDKKFADFTKQFRRIGRVPAEKNQDIWDRFHEAQDTFHSMRFKYDKKYRKDIEKFLSKKKKLIDEAEALVDTDNIAKAARQVNKLHRQWKKVGNLPQKDENELWDRFKAATDAFNDKKSDNIEVLRKQEDQNYQQKLKLIEKAEEIQDSEDWENIHNEYQKLMDQWKKIGPVPRKKSSKIWKKFKGAMDHFYDRRRDFFKEVKEERKDNLKEKEDILDQLKALTTHDNPIEAVNQAKPLQEEFKKAGYVPIKHKNRMWKEYRETCDVIYDRFRAAKSAAQVVGKENIDNFSTDDIADIRNKQKEADKLRKQINKLSNELIQMKESLSYFKPSSSGSSLLDDVKERIDKAESDIADKEDKLQDLEIEIDKIKRGAE comes from the coding sequence TTGACTGAAACGAAATCAAATAACACTGAAAGTGATTATCTTTTTGAAAACAATTTCGCTTATGTAACTGATGAGGGTGAAGTTTATCTCAAAAAGAATAAATTTTTTGACAAGAGAGTCCTTGCCAAAGTTGACCCCGATACCGTAGAACAGCAAATCGAAAAATTGCAAGAGTCTTTTTCTTCCGTTCGGGAGAAATTTGAATCACTTTTCGAAGAAACAGATGCTCAAACTGAAGAACAGCTCAACGAGTTAAAAGAAAAACTCGAGGCCCTCAAAAAAGATGCGGCCGAAGCAGAGGCCATAGGAGATTTTGAAAAAATGATTAGCGAAGCAGAACAGAAGTTTTCGGATTTAAAAGAATCCGTTCAGAAGGCGGTAGAAGAAGAGGAAACTGAATCCGTAGAGAAAGAAGAGGTTTCCGAAGCTGCGGAGGACGAATTAAACGAAGAGTCGCCGGAAGAAGCCACGGTTGAAGCCGAAACGGAAACAGAAGAATCGGCTGAGGAAGAACCCGAAGAAGATGCGGCCGCAGAAGACGAAACCGAAGAGGAAGAAAACAAGACAGAGGAAGCGAAAGAAGAACCTGTTTCTGAATCCCAGGAAGAAGATGTGAAATCTGAAGAAGCTGTTGAGGAGGAAGAGTCAGAAGAGGAACAAACCACAGAAAATTATTATAAAGAGTTAGCTGAGAAAGCAAAGACTCTCTCTGAAATGAGCGATTGGGCCTACGCTTCCATGGAGTTTGATAATATTGATACGCAGTGGGGAGAGGGGCCGGATCCCGAAGAGGTTGATATCAAACCGTATCGCAAGAAAATTGACGAGCTCAGAGAACAGTTTGAAGAGAAGAAAAAAACTCATTACGAAGAACAGCGCAGAATTCGTCAGCAAAACCTTGAAAAGAAAAAAGAGCTGCTTCAGCAATTAAAAGAGATTGTTGATGAAGAAAAGTGGACTCACACACGCGAAGTAGGAAAAATCAAAGGTAAGTGGGATTCCATAAAACCCATTCCTGCGGATGAACAGGAGAAGCTCGAAAAGGCGTATAATGGCTATATTTCTACGTTTGATGAGCATAAGGTTGACCGGTTGGTGAAGAAAAAGCAACAGGAAGAAGACAACCTGACCGGCAAGCTGGTGATTCTCGAAAAGATGGAGAAATTTCTGAAAACAGTAGACGAAAAGTCTGACTGGAAAGAGCTTGACAAAAAGTTCGCCGACTTTACCAAGCAGTTCCGCCGGATCGGTCGTGTTCCGGCTGAAAAGAATCAGGATATCTGGGATCGTTTTCACGAGGCGCAGGACACGTTTCATTCCATGCGGTTTAAGTACGATAAAAAGTACCGCAAAGACATTGAAAAATTTCTCTCCAAGAAGAAAAAGCTCATTGACGAAGCCGAAGCGCTGGTTGATACAGATAACATTGCCAAAGCGGCACGCCAGGTAAACAAACTTCACCGTCAGTGGAAAAAAGTTGGGAACCTCCCACAAAAAGATGAGAATGAGTTGTGGGATCGTTTTAAGGCAGCCACCGATGCATTTAACGATAAGAAGAGCGATAATATTGAAGTTCTTCGAAAGCAGGAAGATCAAAATTACCAGCAGAAGCTGAAACTGATTGAAAAAGCCGAAGAAATTCAGGACTCGGAAGATTGGGAAAATATCCATAACGAGTACCAGAAACTGATGGATCAGTGGAAAAAGATTGGTCCCGTTCCAAGAAAGAAATCCAGTAAAATCTGGAAGAAATTCAAAGGAGCCATGGATCATTTTTACGACCGGCGCCGAGATTTCTTTAAAGAGGTGAAAGAAGAGCGAAAAGATAATCTCAAAGAGAAAGAAGATATTCTGGATCAACTGAAGGCTTTAACGACCCACGACAATCCGATTGAGGCTGTCAACCAGGCGAAGCCGCTTCAGGAAGAGTTTAAGAAAGCAGGCTACGTTCCCATCAAACATAAAAACAGGATGTGGAAAGAGTATCGCGAAACCTGCGATGTAATTTACGACCGATTCCGTGCTGCAAAATCTGCTGCGCAAGTTGTTGGCAAAGAAAATATCGACAATTTTTCTACGGATGATATTGCCGACATCCGCAACAAACAAAAAGAAGCGGATAAGCTTAGAAAGCAGATCAACAAGTTGAGCAATGAGCTCATTCAGATGAAAGAATCACTCAGTTATTTCAAACCCAGCAGCAGTGGAAGTTCTCTTCTTGATGATGTGAAAGAGAGAATCGACAAGGCAGAAAGCGATATTGCTGATAAAGAAGACAAACTGCAGGATTTGGAAATCGAGATCGACAAGATTAAGCGAGGGGCAGAATAG